The Polyodon spathula isolate WHYD16114869_AA chromosome 15, ASM1765450v1, whole genome shotgun sequence genome segment tttaaaaataaaatatcaaacagaacgaaatttcaatgtaccatttgtaattcggtaataggagagaattggtcaggggtctgaatacttttgcaagccactgtgggtaatttatttatttatttatatatatatatatatatatatatatatatatatatatatatatatatatatatatatatatatatatatatatatatatatatatatagagagagagagagatacatatacatacatacatacatacacacacacacctcacccaATAAAATACTAACCTTGAATGCCAATAGTTGAGGACATGCCTTTCTGTAACAGTGAGCATCTCTGTTTGAACCCAGCCGAGTGTAAGGGATAGATCTGTATACATTTGTCTTTTTCAGCTGCAATTCCTCTTGTAATGACTTCAGGTTTGGGAATGGAAGAGTCTTTTGCTCCCGcttgaaacaacaacaaaaaaaaaaaaggttattgaaATTCAGAAAGGTTGGTGTTTTAACAGGTTAATGCTTGGGTAAACACCGAAACATAATAGGGATGGACTGCTTTACAAAATCACACAACACTTTACCTACAGTGAATCCAAAGCCACAAAATAATCTCCCCCTTCCTTTGCCTACCAAGCCATTTgtcctaacctaaccctaaccaacacCAATGAGAAAGCACCCAAAAAAACTACAGAGTTGTagaaaatgtgtaattatttaagagtgcattaatttattttttgttttgttttttaaaagcagcatcttggttttaaataaaaggaaCACTATCCACACCAGCTCACTGTAAATTAATTACTCCTAATCCACATCTGTTTACAAGACTGGAAATACAGCAGTACCTCAATGCTGGGGTTACCAACATTGCCCTGTAGTTCACAAACTAACTGATAACTGTTCCTCCACCATGCGTTCACAGTGCAGATACACGAGACAGGGCTGACATTTGCCTACCTCTTCCAGTATCACCAGGGAGTTGACTAGTTCcacaagctgctgctgctgctgggagacAGCCTCCAATTGAAACTGCAGTCCCACTTCTTCCTTGTTGATAATCCTTTGTTTCTTCAAAGAGGGTTCTGAGATTCATAAGTGAGGAGGATGAGAAATAAATTGTAAGAAACTACAGAAATATAAAGTTCAAGTACTTATATAGCAGGTGCAATTCCAAAGGAGTTTAAAGGACGTAGCATTCTACACAGCCTAACCATTTTCTTCTGACCAATTCTAAATGAGAAATAGTATAATTTCTACAGTAACAGCACTTACCGGTAATACAGCTGGAGCTAACTTGGAATTCAGAGACAGGGGAATAGAAAGCCAGCCTTTGCCTTCTTTCAAAATGATCACCAACATGCGGGGAGGATTCAAAGCCATCAGACAATCTGCTATCTGTGAAAATAAAGAGAGGGTTAATGGTTTAAAGAACAGTTGCTGACTGAAGCTAAACCACAGGCTACATATTTCAAATGAAAGCGGGCACTGTCTAGCATGTAAATCACCTACAACAATGTAGaagattaatttaatttactaggattgcttaaaaaaaaaaaaaaaaaacaacaaacaattagAATGCACTGAATGCTTCTCAATGACAATCTCTATGGATCAGCTCTATGGATGTTTGCTAGTTTCTGTGCTTTAACACTGCAAAAACCTTTGCTTTCTATATCCAAGAcaccattgtatttaaaaatccaTGACTTTGATAATTTATTACCTGAGCTTTCAGAATAAAGGTCTTGGTTAGATGGCATGCGGTTGTTTCTGAGGTTGGGTGTGGATGCCCCCCTGTAACTCAGCGTGTCCAAATAAGACCTCCTTAAACCAGCTGGGGAGGGGagaaatacacagtaaataaataaataacaaaaaaaatgtactatgTGAATTACAAGTGAGCAGCATTTGCTAAAAACCAACATTACTTAAGTggaagtttaaaagtttaaaacttaAGATCACAAGTTACTCTTATCCCGTCTGGAGGGAAAACGCAAAGACAATGATCATCCAGTCACCCCTACCCGCCAAGACTTTAAATTTCGCAAAGCatcatatttaacatttacaaaatctaTACTATACTATAATCAGCTTAATCGATAGTCCTCTGAACTTTCTACTTGTAAGTAattttgtttaaacgttttataAACAcggtattttgaaaatgttacattacattacagaCAAACCACCCCTCCCCCAAAGCACCGCTAATCTGAATCAATGAAACGTGAGgtacttaatt includes the following:
- the LOC121328073 gene encoding uncharacterized protein LOC121328073; the encoded protein is MSIYCQERRVLVEIPTPQPKTSAGLRRSYLDTLSYRGASTPNLRNNRMPSNQDLYSESSDSRLSDGFESSPHVGDHFERRQRLAFYSPVSEFQVSSSCITEPSLKKQRIINKEEVGLQFQLEAVSQQQQQLVELVNSLVILEEREQKTLPFPNLKSLQEELQLKKTNVYRSIPYTRLGSNRDAHCYRKACPQLLAFKKACIGWGELLLQCNLWESALEFVLNAWRFTSELPQWETSSHNRCKEQCFSALAAQCTTALQQSSIGMKRAIELKRRLKIARTHSKLIIPCIQELDSIIENLQSRTEETESVVY